The following proteins are co-located in the Gossypium hirsutum isolate 1008001.06 chromosome A02, Gossypium_hirsutum_v2.1, whole genome shotgun sequence genome:
- the LOC107939978 gene encoding uncharacterized protein isoform X1 produces the protein MEGLVAFSHTSNTCLPCLCDCSSQPLLTIPEVDKKVMPGMENEGSNLSRAKEIKNQANEAFKAHKYGQAIDLYTQAIELNSQNVVYWANRSLAHTKLEEYGSGIQDATKYFQQLRTMVLSSYFEWQTDVPMNERKIVEAESETQLAAADGLECYWNAFELPYTFPASYLDPQNYTSLLPLYSIPPEVIPYVTFTIHW, from the exons ATGGAAGGATTAGTAGCCTTCAGCCACACTTCCAACACTTGCCTACCTTGCCTTTGTGATTGCTCTTCTCAGCCTCTTCTCACAATCCCTGAAG TTGATAAAAAGGTTATGCCCGGTATGGAAAATGAAGGTTCTAACCTCTCACGAGCTAAAGAAATCAAAAACCAAGCTAATGAAGCATTTAAAG CACACAAATATGGTCAGGCTATTGACTTGTACACGCAGGCGATAGAGCTAAATAGTCAGAATGTAGTGTACTGGGCCAATCGCTCACTTGCTCACACCAAATTGGAAGAGTATGGTAGTGGCATACAGGATGCTACTAAG tattttcaaCAGCTACGTACCATGGTTTTGAGTTCATATTTCGAATGGCAAACTGATGTGCcaatgaatgaaagaaaaatagttgaagCTGAGAGTGAGACTCAGCTTGCTGCTGCAGATGGTCTTGAATGCTACTGGAATGCATTTGAGTTGCCTTATACTTTTCCTGCTTCATACCTTGACCCTCAAAACTACACTTCATTACTTCCATTATATTCCATTCCACCTGAAGTCATCCCATATGTAACTTTCACGATCCATTGGTGA
- the LOC107939978 gene encoding uncharacterized protein isoform X2 yields the protein MEGLVAFSHTSNTCLPCLCDCSSQPLLTIPEAHKYGQAIDLYTQAIELNSQNVVYWANRSLAHTKLEEYGSGIQDATKYFQQLRTMVLSSYFEWQTDVPMNERKIVEAESETQLAAADGLECYWNAFELPYTFPASYLDPQNYTSLLPLYSIPPEVIPYVTFTIHW from the exons ATGGAAGGATTAGTAGCCTTCAGCCACACTTCCAACACTTGCCTACCTTGCCTTTGTGATTGCTCTTCTCAGCCTCTTCTCACAATCCCTGAAG CACACAAATATGGTCAGGCTATTGACTTGTACACGCAGGCGATAGAGCTAAATAGTCAGAATGTAGTGTACTGGGCCAATCGCTCACTTGCTCACACCAAATTGGAAGAGTATGGTAGTGGCATACAGGATGCTACTAAG tattttcaaCAGCTACGTACCATGGTTTTGAGTTCATATTTCGAATGGCAAACTGATGTGCcaatgaatgaaagaaaaatagttgaagCTGAGAGTGAGACTCAGCTTGCTGCTGCAGATGGTCTTGAATGCTACTGGAATGCATTTGAGTTGCCTTATACTTTTCCTGCTTCATACCTTGACCCTCAAAACTACACTTCATTACTTCCATTATATTCCATTCCACCTGAAGTCATCCCATATGTAACTTTCACGATCCATTGGTGA
- the LOC107939978 gene encoding serine/threonine-protein phosphatase 5 isoform X3 → MPGMENEGSNLSRAKEIKNQANEAFKAHKYGQAIDLYTQAIELNSQNVVYWANRSLAHTKLEEYGSGIQDATKYFQQLRTMVLSSYFEWQTDVPMNERKIVEAESETQLAAADGLECYWNAFELPYTFPASYLDPQNYTSLLPLYSIPPEVIPYVTFTIHW, encoded by the exons ATGCCCGGTATGGAAAATGAAGGTTCTAACCTCTCACGAGCTAAAGAAATCAAAAACCAAGCTAATGAAGCATTTAAAG CACACAAATATGGTCAGGCTATTGACTTGTACACGCAGGCGATAGAGCTAAATAGTCAGAATGTAGTGTACTGGGCCAATCGCTCACTTGCTCACACCAAATTGGAAGAGTATGGTAGTGGCATACAGGATGCTACTAAG tattttcaaCAGCTACGTACCATGGTTTTGAGTTCATATTTCGAATGGCAAACTGATGTGCcaatgaatgaaagaaaaatagttgaagCTGAGAGTGAGACTCAGCTTGCTGCTGCAGATGGTCTTGAATGCTACTGGAATGCATTTGAGTTGCCTTATACTTTTCCTGCTTCATACCTTGACCCTCAAAACTACACTTCATTACTTCCATTATATTCCATTCCACCTGAAGTCATCCCATATGTAACTTTCACGATCCATTGGTGA